Proteins from a genomic interval of Osmia bicornis bicornis chromosome 11, iOsmBic2.1, whole genome shotgun sequence:
- the LOC114872452 gene encoding uncharacterized protein LOC114872452 yields MTDVNSNKLNGESSRKTFEFARKELRSLVNKIEGTGLSNRSFKLLRAYSLLKPRSSKFRRTHLWILLIPAWILGQFLWNYGLSVRYDKCLAEFPSFTQNIFRPAEDCSMCQDVQQVDRISNVEPVSFEERYAYTGRPVVITDATTNWTAPKVFSFSFFKSLYEGQDANCQFFPYKTEFKNLQEVFNMSTSRSLLEKGTKPWYVGWSNCDDEIGNVLRKHYQKPYFLPDTAESEKTDWIFMGSHGYGAPIHVDNVEHPSWQAQIKGEKLWILEPPRECHYSCKRLQVVVHPGEIIVLDTNRWYHQTEIVSEEMSITIGAEYD; encoded by the exons ATGACGGACGTGAATAGCAACAAATTGAACGGCGAGTCCTCGAGAAAAACCTTCGAGTTCGCGAGGAAGGAATTACGTTCGCTGGTGAATAAAATCGAAGGAACCGGTCTGTCGAACAGATCGTTTAAATTACTTCGCGCTTATTCCTTGCTGAAACCCCGAAGTTCCAAGTTTCGCAGGACACACCTGTGGATTCTACTGATTCCCGCTTGGATTCTTGGCCAATTTTTGTGGAATTATGGATTATCGGTTCGCTACGACAAG TGTTTGGCAGAGTTTCCCTCGTTCACGCAGAACATTTTCCGGCCAGCCGAGGATTGCTCGATGTGCCAGGACGTTCAACAGGTTGACAGGATATCCAACGTGGAACCTGTTTCGTTCGAGGAACG TTACGCGTATACCGGAAGACCGGTGGTGATCACCGATGCGACAACAAATTGGACAGCCCCGAAAGtattctctttctccttcttcaaATCCTTGTACGAAGGACAGGACGCGAATTGTCAATTCTTCCCGTACAAAACCGAGTTCAAGAATCTTCAGGAGGTGTTCAACATGAGCACCAGTCGCTCCCTTCTCGAAAAGGGAACGAAGCCGTGGTACGTCGGCTG GAGCAACTGCGACGACGAAATTGGCAACGTGCTGAGGAAACACTATCAAAAGCCTTATTTTCTGCCCGACACCGCGGAAAGCGAGAAAACTGATTGGATTTTTATGGGGAGCCACGGTTACGGGGCACCTATACAC GTAGACAACGTGGAGCATCCGTCGTGGCAAGCACAGATAAAAGGAGAGAAATTATGGATCCTGGAACCACCCAGGGAGTGTCATTACTCCTGTAAGAGGTTGCAGGTCGTGGTACACCCTGGTGAAATAA TCGTCTTGGACACGAATCGCTGGTACCATCAAACGGAGATAGTTTCCGAAGAGATGAGCATCACTATCGGTGCGGAATacgattaa